Proteins encoded together in one Branchiostoma floridae strain S238N-H82 chromosome 18, Bfl_VNyyK, whole genome shotgun sequence window:
- the LOC118406243 gene encoding protein FAM133-like isoform X2, translating to MGKRDTRFSYVNPIAMARARGPRPGDGPTIQDYLNRPRPSWEELKQLKEQKSKKGSSSLAAWEEQMNEKFREDLKKHRDKVQASQEGQGSSSSSLSHKKKKEKKKSKKKKRSRSPSHSSSSSCDSSPDSDSETEEEKEHSKRREKRKKKKDKKKKKHRTDEPGTDNTDDEDKVSESSRSDKKPKKRKRKKMETSEGSEDESDTDRSSRDKTSTSSRHKKKRRKDKHKRGKRRKEGRHNASDSD from the exons ATGGGCAAAAGAGACACAAGATTT TCATACGTTAACCCCATCGCCATGGCGAGGGCGCGGGGACCACGCCCAGGTGACGGCCCCACCATCCAGGATTACCTCAACAGGCCCAGGCCTTCCTG GGAAGAACTGAAGCAGTTGAAAGAACAGAAATCAAAGAAAGGTTCCAGTAGCCTTGCAGCATGGGAGGAACAAATGAATGAG AAGTTCAGAGAAGACCTGAAGAAGCATCGGGACAAGGTGCAGGCTTCGCAGGAGGGTCAAGGGTCAAGTTCATCCTCTCTGTcacacaagaagaagaaagag AAGAAGAAAtccaagaaaaagaagagatcAAGG TCTCCCTCCCACTCTTCATCGTCAAGTTGTGATTCGTCCCCTGACAGTGATTCTGAGACGGAAGAAGAG AAGGAACACTCAAAGCGCCGggagaagagaaagaaaaagaaagataagaagaagaagaaacatcgGACTGATGAGCCAGGGACAGACAACACTGATGACGAAGACAAGGTGTCAGAG TCCTCAAGATCAGACAAGAAGCCAAAGAAGCGGAAGAGAAAGAAGATGGAGACATCGGAAGGTTCTGAAGACGAGTCTGACACAGACAGAAGCAGTAGAGACAAGACT TCCACATCAAGCAGACACAAGAAGAAACGTAGAAAGGACAAGCATAAGAGGGGGAAGAGACGAAAGGAAGGCAGACACAACGCCAGTGATTCAGACTGA
- the LOC118406243 gene encoding protein FAM133-like isoform X3, protein MGKRDTRFSYVNPIAMARARGPRPGDGPTIQDYLNRPRPSWEELKQLKEQKSKKGSSSLAAWEEQMNEKFREDLKKHRDKVQASQEGQGSSSSSLSHKKKKEKKKSKKKKRSRSPSHSSSSSCDSSPDSDSETEEEKKEHSKRREKRKKKKDKKKKKHRTDEPGTDNTDDEDKVSESTFLRLLSSLEAVDS, encoded by the exons ATGGGCAAAAGAGACACAAGATTT TCATACGTTAACCCCATCGCCATGGCGAGGGCGCGGGGACCACGCCCAGGTGACGGCCCCACCATCCAGGATTACCTCAACAGGCCCAGGCCTTCCTG GGAAGAACTGAAGCAGTTGAAAGAACAGAAATCAAAGAAAGGTTCCAGTAGCCTTGCAGCATGGGAGGAACAAATGAATGAG AAGTTCAGAGAAGACCTGAAGAAGCATCGGGACAAGGTGCAGGCTTCGCAGGAGGGTCAAGGGTCAAGTTCATCCTCTCTGTcacacaagaagaagaaagag AAGAAGAAAtccaagaaaaagaagagatcAAGG TCTCCCTCCCACTCTTCATCGTCAAGTTGTGATTCGTCCCCTGACAGTGATTCTGAGACGGAAGAAGAG AAGAAGGAACACTCAAAGCGCCGggagaagagaaagaaaaagaaagataagaagaagaagaaacatcgGACTGATGAGCCAGGGACAGACAACACTGATGACGAAGACAAGGTGTCAGAG AGTACTTTTCTTCGGCTTTTGTCGTCTCTCGAGGCAGTCGACAGCTAA
- the LOC118406243 gene encoding protein FAM133-like isoform X1 translates to MGKRDTRFSYVNPIAMARARGPRPGDGPTIQDYLNRPRPSWEELKQLKEQKSKKGSSSLAAWEEQMNEKFREDLKKHRDKVQASQEGQGSSSSSLSHKKKKEKKKSKKKKRSRSPSHSSSSSCDSSPDSDSETEEEKKEHSKRREKRKKKKDKKKKKHRTDEPGTDNTDDEDKVSESSRSDKKPKKRKRKKMETSEGSEDESDTDRSSRDKTSTSSRHKKKRRKDKHKRGKRRKEGRHNASDSD, encoded by the exons ATGGGCAAAAGAGACACAAGATTT TCATACGTTAACCCCATCGCCATGGCGAGGGCGCGGGGACCACGCCCAGGTGACGGCCCCACCATCCAGGATTACCTCAACAGGCCCAGGCCTTCCTG GGAAGAACTGAAGCAGTTGAAAGAACAGAAATCAAAGAAAGGTTCCAGTAGCCTTGCAGCATGGGAGGAACAAATGAATGAG AAGTTCAGAGAAGACCTGAAGAAGCATCGGGACAAGGTGCAGGCTTCGCAGGAGGGTCAAGGGTCAAGTTCATCCTCTCTGTcacacaagaagaagaaagag AAGAAGAAAtccaagaaaaagaagagatcAAGG TCTCCCTCCCACTCTTCATCGTCAAGTTGTGATTCGTCCCCTGACAGTGATTCTGAGACGGAAGAAGAG AAGAAGGAACACTCAAAGCGCCGggagaagagaaagaaaaagaaagataagaagaagaagaaacatcgGACTGATGAGCCAGGGACAGACAACACTGATGACGAAGACAAGGTGTCAGAG TCCTCAAGATCAGACAAGAAGCCAAAGAAGCGGAAGAGAAAGAAGATGGAGACATCGGAAGGTTCTGAAGACGAGTCTGACACAGACAGAAGCAGTAGAGACAAGACT TCCACATCAAGCAGACACAAGAAGAAACGTAGAAAGGACAAGCATAAGAGGGGGAAGAGACGAAAGGAAGGCAGACACAACGCCAGTGATTCAGACTGA
- the LOC118406237 gene encoding serum paraoxonase/arylesterase 2-like, producing MAKLVATITVVILAVVGQHICRFILTLNPFHHTYNHSPGPCQHVPGITTGSEDLALTSSGLVFISSGPGDKRGKLFTIDLNSPVIKASQVSIQPESFRDNFVAFGISIYEYPDSKEIRLFVVNFKSFEIETFRYDSSTNTAYHIKTIKHSLITSPNDIVATGPESFYVTNMSFFSNLVLVAFSLLTFLPVSSVTYYENGEARTVADGIKFANGINMSPDGQVVYVASPFEGGIKVYHRQSDNSLEFKNDITVYSGVDNINVDPTSGSMWIGTQPSLWQAMVLKSPGSQVFEVKHAESSNPVVTSIYANEGDELGGSSAAVYHKGHLLVGTVSSKLLHCQVNIPV from the coding sequence ATGGCAAAGCTGGTGGCCACCATCACTGTTGTCATCCTTGCTGTGGTTGGGCAGCACATATGTAGGTTCATCCTGACACTGAACCCCTTCCACCACACCTACAACCACTCTCCTGGGCCCTGTCAACATGTACCGGGGATCACCACTGGAAGTGAAGATCTCGCACTGACATCCTCGGGACTCGTCTTCATATCATCTGGTCCTGGCGACAAACGTGGGAAACTTTTCACGATAGACCTTAACAGCCCTGTTATTAAAGCTTCTCAAGTTTCCATCCAACCAGAAAGTTTTAGGGACAACTTTGTGGCATTTGGAATCAGCATCTATGAATATCCAGACAGCAAAGAGATCCGACTGTTTGTTGTGAACTTCAAAAGTTTTGAGATTGAAACTTTCCGCTATGATTCTTCTACAAACACTGCATACCACATCAAGACCATCAAGCATTCTCTTATTACATCACCCAATGATATTGTAGCCACTGGACCAGAGAGCTTTTACGTTACCAACATGTCCTTTTTCTCCAATCTCGTTCTTGTCGCATTTTCCTTACTGACATTTCTTCCAGTCAGTTCTGTTACCTACTACGAAAACGGGGAAGCCAGGACGGTTGCTGACGGTATAAAATTTGCCAATGGTATTAACATGTCACCAGATGGTCAGGTGGTCTATGTGGCTAGTCCTTTTGAGGGGGGGATCAAGGTGTATCACCGACAGTCGGACAATTCTCTGGAATTCAAAAACGACATAACAGTGTATTCGGGGGTGGACAATATTAATGTGGATCCAACATCTGGTAGTATGTGGATTGGTACACAACCCAGTCTCTGGCAAGCAATGGTCTTAAAGTCGCCTGGGTCACAAGTGTTTGAAGTAAAACATGCAGAGTCCAGCAATCCGGTTGTCACCagcatttatgcaaatgagggggATGAGTTGGGTGGGTCTAGTGCAGCTGTGTATCATAAAGGCCACCTGCTGGTTGGTACTGTTAGTTCCAAGCTGCTGCATTGCCAAGTGAACATTCCTGTTTAA